gaagggtaagaatagactcaatactagcagcacAACCAAACaactacataaaataataatgagtcACAGCTCATAGGAAAATATCACAACTCTTTTCAACACATACCATAACATTACACATAGCAGTCAATTCATGATACACAACATATAAGGGCTCCATATTCATAACGCAtagtgaggaatttccttctcaacctTATCATAAGCTCAAAATGTATTAAAGAGTCACCATGCTATTCTTCTTCTTAAGATTGCAAAAAAGTAGCTAAATCTCTAGAAAACTTATACATACATGTTTTACATAAGTGCAAGAATAGAGTATGAAGGCATTTTCTTAAAACTCTAGTTTGTACAACCTTTACTAGCCATGCACCTATTTATAAAAACAAGTCGATTTCATGATTATGTATTACTTTCTCAATTAAGATGAATGTCTAACCTTAAAGAGTAAAGAGATGATGGtagcgggacttcatgtcggcttcAGCCttccatgttgcaccctcagctagatggttcctccatagaacTTTTACAGAAGCAACCTCCTTGTCTCTCAACTTCCTGACTTGGCGATATAAGATCTCAACCGAAACCTCTTCATATGATAGGTTCTTATCCGCTCTTAAACCTTCTATAGGCAGAATGCATACTGGGTCGCCTATGCATCTCTtgagcatagaaacatgaaacactggatgaatggaagctagttcactaggtagtttcaactcataggcaaccttttCAATTAGTTGTAAAATCTTATGGTGACCACCATATCGGGGACTTCACTTTCCGTTTTTActgaatctcatcacccctttcataggtgaagtCTTCAAATAGACATGGTCACCTATTTCAAACTCAagatctcttcttctattgtcggcatgggacttttgccgactataggctgtCTTCAAtctatatattatgatttggACAATCTCTATAGACTGAGAGATACTATCTGTACCAAGAAGTGAGGACTTACCAACCTCAAAACAGCCAACCGGAGATctacaccttctaccataaagagcttcaaaaGGTGCCATGGACATGCTcgaatgatagctattgttgtaagatAACTCAATCAAAGGTAAGTGATCATCCCAAATTCCCTTGAAACCAATGACACAGAATCTTAACATGTCTTCAAGGGTATGAATGGCACGCTCCCCTTGACAATCTGTCTGAAGATGGAAAGCAgtactaagtttcacttgagtacctaaaCTCTTTTGAAAAGATTTCCAAAAACGATAAATGATTGGGATTGTCTACACGAAATGATGGACAAAAGAATCCCATGAACACTAataatctcattaatgtagatCCTTTCATAGTCTTCAGCCGTGTAAGTGGACTTAACAGGAATAAAATGGGaagatttggtcaacctataaACAATATCACATATAGAATCATTTTGCTTTTGGGTTCGAGGAaacccaacaacaaagtccatattgatggaTTCCCACTTCCACATACAAACACCCATGATTTGGGTTAACCCACCCGGTTTGAGATGCTCagctttaacttgttggcagtttggacacttagaaaCAAACTCTTCTATGTCCCTGTTTaaaccattccaccaatagacctctctaaggtcatgatacattttggtggcaccaAGATGTTTAGAATCGCGAAAACCATGGGCTTCTTCCGGAATCTGTTTTCTCAAATCCTCAATATCGGGTACACATAATATTCCTTGGTACCTAATAACACAATCCCCCCTTAGCAAAATGATTCATTGAGCTTAGTAAGTACTGATTCCTTCAaatccatcaatagaggatcaaggtgttgcttagatTTCACCTCCACCACTAATGATGAGTCGGAGTTATGATGGGCCATGAAatcaccatttggagaatcttctaacTGCACACCTAAGTGAGACGACATATGAACATGTTTCACAAGTTCTTTCTTCTGATCttccacatgagacacactacacATAGTCATTTGACTAAAACCATCCGCAAGCACACTGGCCTTGCCAgggtggtaaaggacactcatttcataatccttcaacaattcTAAACATTTTCTCTATCAAAGGTTTACATCCTTTTGTGTAAACAGATATTAAAGTTTTTATGGTCagtaaacacataaacatacacaccatacaagtaatgcctccatattttcaacgCAAAAACTACAGcggctaactcaagatcatgagttgggtaattcctcatgaactttgagtttcctagaagcataagcaatcacctTTCAATGTTGCATGAGTACACATCCCAAGACCACTCGGGAAGCATCAAAATATACTTCAAAGCCTTCATTACCTTTCGATAAGGTCAACACTGCAGCAGAGGTAAGCTTATAtttcaactcttgaaaacctttctcacaagcttccgaccactcaaacttcacgTTTTTTTACGTTAAAGTTGTTaaaggagaagcaatggacGAAAATCCATCAACAGATCTTCTATAATAGATGTCTAGACCTAACAAACTCCTTATATCTGTGGGAGTCAAATGTCTAGGACAATTTCTGACCGCATCCGTCTTCTTcggatcaacctctacaccaTCATCAGAGATAATATGGCcaagaaaagaaacaaactttaacaaaaattcacacCTGCAAAATTTTGCATAAAGTCGGTGTTCTTTGAGTACTTGTAAGGCCAACCTCAAGTGACTCTCATGATCATCttcattcttggagtatatcaaaatatcatcaatgaacacaatcacaaaTGAGTCGAGCAAATATCagaacactctattcattaggtccataaatgtcgCCGGGGCGTTCGTTAAcccaaaatacataactaggaattcatagtgaccatatctagtccagAAAGCTATTTTGGGAACAACTTCTCcactcaccctaagttggtgatatcccgacCTTAAGTCAATCTTGGAAAAATAACTAGCACCTTGGAGtatatcaaataaatcatcaaacctagggagaggatacttattctttatagtgaccttattgagtaggcgataatcaatgcatattctgagggacccatccttctttcaacaaacaagaccggagcaccccatggagaaatactaggtttaATTAAACCCTTGTATAGTAAATCTTTTAGTGGgatcttcaactctttcaattccacCAGAGCCATCCTATATGGagaaattgaaatgggatttgtatccggtaacAAATCAATGCCAAAGTGAATATCCCATTCGGCAGGAACTCCTTGAAGGTTATTAGGAAAAACCTCTGCGAATTTTCTCACTATAGGGACTGACTCAATATAAGGAGTTTCACATTTTAATTCCTTAACTCTCACCACATGATATAGACAACTGTTGGCTATAATCTTACAAGCATTAAAACAAGAAATGATTTGACCCCTCGGCATAGAATTTCTTCATTTCCACTCTAGAATAGGTTCATTAGGGATTGAAATTTCACTACctttgttctacaatctatgaATGCAAAACAATCAATAagtcaatccatacccaagatgatatcaaaatcaaacatgtcaagttctaccaaatcaccaagagtaactctattgggaagcATCACTGGATATTTCCTATAGACTCTTTTTGCAACTATAGAGTCACCCATTGGGGTACAAATAGAAAAAGGTTCAACCAAAACATCGGGaagtacatcaaacttcccagataccaaaagagtaacaaaagaaagagtagcaCGTGGGTGAAGAAAAGCATAAAAATTAACTGAGTAAAATTGTAACATACCCGTCACGCTGTCGGGAGAGCTTTCATGTTCACCCCTAGCCTTGAGTGAATAGAAACAGTTTCTTTTTGGATCTTCAAAACTAAGACCGCTTGGATGAGTTTGGGCATTCCCCTTAACTTGGCTTCTTACATTAGGACAATCGTTAACCATATAGCCACCCTTGACACACCATAGCAACAATTAGTCCCAAGAAGACATTCACCCATatgtttcttaccacacttagcacAAATTGGTCTCTCTTTTGTTGGATCAACAGTTCTCGCCTTTTGATGTTTAGGATTAGAACCTCTATCATTTCTATTCTTTGAGAAATTAGAAGGAAACTAatttgaaaacctcttcttaaatttaggcttgtcttgaacatCAAGACTACTTTTAGAAGAACCACTTTCAAATGATTTTTCCCTCTTAACTTCCCTATTCCTCTTCATTAGACGACTTTACTCAACCTGTTAAGCATGAACCACCAACATACAAATATCCATATTGTCATGAAGGACGGCTGCACGACATTCATTTTCGATCTCTTCGGACACTCCCGTTACAAATCCCTAGCATTAGAAACCaaagaagaagcatatttggataggttaataaatttaaaggggtattccttaacactcatacctccttgacgaaggttgatgaaatcCTCTATGTTAGATTCTCTTTGTTCCCTTGGAATGAATCTGTCAATAAAGTCCTTtctgaagatctcccaagtcatgGGACCATCTCCTAAAGCCCGATTATCCTTTCACTTATTGTACCATGTCTGAGCTACGTCCTTAAATTGATATGCAACAAGCTCAACCTTCTCAGTATTACTCACAACCATAGAAAACAAGATCTTGTTGACCTCATCAAGGAaatcttgggggtcttcattaACTTTTGATCCAAAGTACctgggaggattcatcctcgtaaagTATCTCAAACGGCAAGCCATAGTACTACCACATTGGTTCTCTCTAGGAACAACCTGCCTGTTAGCTTGAGCTGTGATGGCTTTTGGTGTAATGGCTTGGGCTATTCGAAACAGGGCTGCCCTAACCTCACATCCGTCGTAGCCGGAGGATTCACCGGAACTTGATAATTTGCAGCAGCTTGCACTTGAGGGGCATTTCAATTGCTTTGGGGAGTAACAAAACTTtagattaactctctagatggaaggataactagagatgaaggatcccCATACCTTTATTTAGAATAAGACctctaaaacttgatgaagaatCCATTGGAATCCATGTTCTAAGTTATTCCTTAGGTTCACCTTCAATGGTGGTTTTTAGAGAGAATTGGTTTTGGAGGATAAGTCTATTTTATTTAGATggttgatcacgtttttgatCACATAAATGCATTCGgaaataaccaaataaacctATTAGGGTCATGTAAgtacgtggggtgaatttaccattcACCTCTTAGATAAAATAGTTTCTAGGCAACACCTGCAGGCCACCATCGACGGGTACAAACGACACCCAATTGGTCCATCGACGGACTCTACTGCAGGCCGTCATTTGGGCCTGAGTCTTGACAACAGCCTTAGGCCTTCACCAGTGTAAGTTTTCATTGATGAATTCTCCGTTGAACATCCGTCCTTCAACAAACAAGGCGTCGTTTGGTTCAGTCGATTGACattgccaaggcagtgtctctacaacttttgggtccttcttgagGGCCTCTTGCGGGGCCCTTAGGGAGTCGTACCTGCAAATTTTCAACATAAATATGAACTTTAATAAGTCAAAGACCTTCCACATCAGCTTCACCCAAAACAATTACACGTAACACGTCCAAACATGCTAGGCACCATGAAGACACACATATGCATGTCTCtagggctaactttcgaacgtcttggacgctcttggacgtttgacttctTAACTTGATGAAAATCACcatatcatttttaataatataaggaCCTCCTAAGATCATGCaacattaaaaatcatataaaaacacataaggccTCTAAgttgactagtcgtcgaacgtcttggtcttCTCTTAACATTTGAcatccaaatgacttcaaatcaa
The sequence above is a segment of the Solanum lycopersicum chromosome 10, SLM_r2.1 genome. Coding sequences within it:
- the LOC138338732 gene encoding uncharacterized protein, producing MACRLRYFTRMNPPRYFGSKVNEDPQDFLDEVNKILFSMVVSNTEKVELVAYQFKDVAQTWCEFLLKFVSFLGHIISDDGVEVDPKKTDAFEWSEACEKGFQELKYKLTSAAVLTLSKGNSKFMRNYPTHDLELAARKCLELLKDYEMSVLYHPGKASVLADGFSQMTMCSVSHVEDQKKELVKHVHMSSHLGVQLEDSPNGDFMAHHNSDSSLVVEVKSKQHLDPLLMDLKESTDCQGERAIHTLEDMLRFCVIGFKGIWDDHLPLIELSYNNSYHSSMSMAPFEALYGRRCRSPVGCFEVAYELKLPSELASIHPVFHVSMLKRCIGDPVCILPIEGLRADKNLSYEEVSVEILYRQVRKLRDKEVASVKVLWRNHLAEGATWKAEADMKSRYHHLFTL